The DNA region GAAAAGAGGGGTTTGCTGTCGACTTTGCTTCGAGACGTCTCCATAGTGATAACGTGTGCGTGACGCACGGAGGGCTTCGAAATGGCGGCAAGAAAGAAGACGGCGAGAAGGAAGGCGGGAAGAAAGAAGAGCGCGAGCAAGAAGGCGACCCGGACGCGGCAAGGGGGACGCCGTGCCGCTTCGCGCAAGGCGGGACCGATGCCGCGCCGCATCTTCGCGCAGGTGTCGCCGCGGTCGGTCGGCAGCACGTCGATGTTCGACGCCATGGGGACGATCAACTCCGACACGGTGGCGAACTTCCAGTCGGAGCCGAGCGACATCCAGCAGTGCGCGAACCTGCTCCTAGAGGCGGGCTTCGAGGTGCTGCAGGTCTCGAACTTCACGATCAACATCGCGGGCTCGCGGAGCACCTACGAGACGGCCTTCAAGACGAAGCTGGTGACCGAGGAGCGGCCCGTCATCAAGTCCGAGGGCCGCGAGGACTACGCGACCTTCGTCGAGTGTCCGGCCACCGACATGCCGGGGTTCATCAGCACGCGGGAGACCGCATTCGAGGACCTCGTCGAGGGCGTCGCGATCGAGGAGCCGGCGTACCTCATGGCGGCTTCGGCCTTCGCGCCCATGGTGCCCTACTGGCACCTTCGCCTTCCGGGCGACGTGTCGCTCGGCGTCAACGCCGACAAGGCGCACCGCGCGGGCATCACCGGGAAGGGCGTGAAGGTCGCGATGGTGGACAGCGGACAGTTCGCACATCCCTTCTTCGCGTCGCGCGGCTACCGGGTCGCGCCCACGGTCCTCGGGCCGGGCGCGTCGAACCCCACGCGGGACGAGATGGGTCACGGAACCGGTGAGTCCGCGAACATCTTCGCAGCCGCTCCCGACGCCCAGCTCCTGCCGGTGAAGCTCGCCACGACCGCTTCGGGAGGCATCCTCAACACCACCGGCGGCTTCAACGCCGCCGTGGCGCTGAACCCCGACATCATCACGTGCAGCTGGGGCAGCCACCGCGTTTCCGGACCGCTCTCCGCGGCCGACCAGGTCGCGGCCGCCGCAGTGGCGGCGGCCTGGGCCTCCGGGATCGTCGTCGTCTTCTCGGCGGGCAACGGCAACTTCGGCTTCCCGGGCCAGCACCCGAACGTGATCTCGGCCGGGGGCGTTCACATGAAGGAGGACGGCTCCATGGAGGCGTCCAACTATGCGAGCGGCTTCATGAGCAACATCTACTCGGGTCGCCGCGTTCCCGATCTGTCGGGTCTCGTCGGAATGCAACCGAAGGCGATCTACATCATGCTCCCCCTTGAGCCGGGGGACGGCATCGACGTCGGTCGCGCGGGAGGCACCTTCCCCAACGGCGACCAGACGGGGCCGAGAGACGGCTGGGCCGTCTTCAGCGGAACCTCCGCCGCCGCCCCCCAGCTCGCGGGAGTGGCCGCCCTCATGCTCCAGGCCTGCCCCAGCCTCTCGCCGAACGCCGTGCGCGAGATCATGATGAAGACGGCCCGGGACGTGACGAGCGGCTCGAACTCCCAGGGCAATCCGGCGACCACGGGACCGGATCTCGCCACCGGCAACGGGCTCGTCGACGCCCACAAGGCGATGCTGCTGGCGAAGATCCGCTGCAGCGGCATCGGGCCCCGGCGCGGCATCGAGCCCAGGCGCGGGATCGAGCCGCGGCGTGGCATCGAGCCCAGGCGGGGAATCGAGCCGCGACGCGGGATCGAGCCGCGACGCGGGATCGAGCCGCGACGCGGGATCGAGCCGCGGCGTGGGATCGAGCCGCGGCGCGGCATCGACCCGCCCGGACCGTTCCGGACCGCGGACGCAGACGCCTCGGAGAACGGCCCGGACTTCGGCCAGGTCTCGCTCGAGGCGCAACTCGCCGGAGGAGTGGGGATCACGCCCGAGGAGCGGGCCGACCTGGAGCAGATGGTCATCGCGTCCCAGATCGAGCTGGAGGACGAACTCTAGCCTGGCTTGGGCGTGCAGGACCCCTTTCGGTCCATCAGCGCGAGGTCGGGGGAGTCGGAATGAAGAAGGTACTGCTCGTGAGCATGCCGTTCGGCGCCCCCGAACGGCAGGCGCTCGGTCTCAGCCTGTTCAAGGCGCGCTTCGCGGAGGACGGCGTTCCCTGCGACGTCCGCTACCTGACCCTCACCTTCGCCGACCTGATCGGCATGGAGAGCTACCTCTGGGTCGTCCACGAGCTCCCCCACACCGCGTTCGCCGGGGAGTGGCTGTTTCGCGAGGCGCTCTTCGGGGACGACCCCCGGCGCGACGAGCAGTACATCCAGGAGACGCTGCGCGGCACCTGGCGGCTCAACGAGGACGACATCGCGCGTCTGTGCGAGATCCGCGCGCTCGTGCCCCACTTCCTGGACTACTGCCTGGAGGCGATCCCCTGGGACGAGTCACTGATCGTCGGCTTCACGTCCACCTTCGAGCAGAACATCCCGTCGCTGGCGCTCGCGCGGCGCATCAAGCAGGCGCACCCGTCGCTTCCGATCGCGTTCGGCGGCGGGAACTGGGAAGACGAGATGGGGGTCGAGCAGCATCGCCAATTCCCCTGGGTGGACTTCGTCTGCCCTGGGGAGGCCGACGAGACGTTCCCCGCGCTGGTCCGTCACCTGGCGTCGGGGCGCGGCAGCCGCACGCTCGCCGCCATTCCGGGACTGGTCTATCGCACCCGCAACGGGACCCGGTACACCGGACGTGCCAGGCTCATCACCGAGATGGATCGCCTTCCCATCCCGGATTACAGCGACTACTTCGAGCAGCTCTCCGGCTCCGCGTCGGGAAGCCTGGTCGTCCCGACGCTGCTCTTCGAAGGCTCGCGAGGCTGCTGGTGGGGTGCGACCTCGCACTGCACGTTCTGCGGGCTCAACGGCTCCACGATGAAGTTCCGCGGCAAGAGCCCGGACCGCGTGCTCCGCGAGGTCGACCACCTCGTATCGACCTGGGGGATCGACACCATCCAAGCGGTCGACAACATCATGGACATGCACTTCTTCAAGACCGTCCTGCCGGCCCTGGCCGAGCTCGAGAGCCCCCTGAGCTTCTTCTACGAGATCAAGTCGAACCTCGAGCGGCACCACGTGGAGCTGCTGGCGGCGGCCGGCGTGCGCATGGTGCAGCCGGGCATCGAGAGCCTGAGCGACGGGGTCTTGCGGCTGATGCGGAAGGGAACCACCGCGCTCCAGAACCTCCAGCTGCTCAAGTGGTGCAAGGAATACGACATCGCGGCGAGCTGGAACCTGCTGCACGGCTTCCCCGGCGAGACGAAGGCGCACTACGACGAAATGCTGGCCATGTTCCCGGCCATCGCCTTCCTCGGCGCGCCGACGGCCTGCGGGCCCGTCCGGCTCGACCGCTTCAGTCCCTACTTCACCCGGGCCGCTGAGTTCGGCCTCACCCACGTCCGGCCCATGAAGGTGTACCAGCAGCTCTACCCCCTCGACCCAGAGAGCCTCGGTCGCATTGCGTACTACTTCGACTACGACTACGAGCCGGAGAAGGCGCCGAACGGTTGCTCGGACGAGGTAGTGAAGGCCGCCGGCCAATGGAGCGACGACCCGGAGAAGGGCTCGCTCGTCTCGGTCCAGGGGGTGGGCGGCGAGCTCAAGCTCCTCGACGACCGCCGCAGTGCGCTGCGCTCGAGCTACAGGTTCGCGGGTCTCGACCGCGACGTCTACGACTACTGCGACCGGGCTCGCTCCCGCGGCTCTGTCCATCGCTTCGTCTGCGAATCGCTCCCGGAGAGCGGCCTCTCCGAGGAGCAGATCGGCGGCTTCCTCGACTGGCTCGTGGCGCAGCGCCTGATGGTGACCATGGGCGGCAAGTACCTCAGCCTGGCGATCGGCTCCCCGCCGGCCGACGTTTCGGGCGCGAGCTAGCGGGGCTATTCTCGAGGCGGATTCGAAGAAGGTCGCGGGGAGCGTCGATGGAGTTCGAGGAAGGTGAGGTGATCTCTGCCCTGGTCGTTCTGCGGTCGGCGGGGGGCAGATCGCCCCTCGACGAGTCGGAGATCACGTCGGCGAACGTCCGCGACGTCGCCCCCTCGGAGGAATCCGCCGCCGCCGCCGCCGAGGCGTTCCGTGAGCTGGGCTTCGAGGTCGGAGAGGTCGTGGGGATCGGCTTCTCGATCTCCGCGTCGCCCGGCGTATTCCGGAAGGTCTTCCGGACCTCGCCGCGCCGCGCCGCAGACGGCGGGGTCGTCGCCGAGGGAGGCGACGACGCAGGCCGGGAGCTCGCCGTCGAAGCGCTCCCCGCCGAGCTCGCGCGCCACGTGGCCGCCGTGACCTTCGAAGCGCCCGCGCAGCTGCTTCCCTGAACTTCGCGGTGTGAAATTACAGATCCCGCCGGAGATGCAGCCATAGTGTTGGCAGATAACGGTGTAGGGGATCTGAATGACCGAGGATCAGCGAGAGATCAGTCGAATGCGGATGAATATTGAGAACGGACAGGGCAGCGCGCTCGGACAACGGGATAGGAAGTCGTGCCTCGGCTCAGCCGATCGAACGGAGCGCGTCGCGCCCCCTCGACACCCCTCACCGGTTCCCTAGATCCGGAATTCGCTCCAGAGCGGGTAGTGATCTGAGCGTCGGTACGACAAAGATTGGTCGCTCAGATTCTGGTCTTGGTACATGAACCCCAAGAAATCGAAGGACCCGGACCTGGTAGGGTCGAGGGCTGGCGCGGTGGTCCGTAAGGCGGTGGCCTTGTCT from bacterium includes:
- a CDS encoding S8 family serine peptidase translates to MPRRIFAQVSPRSVGSTSMFDAMGTINSDTVANFQSEPSDIQQCANLLLEAGFEVLQVSNFTINIAGSRSTYETAFKTKLVTEERPVIKSEGREDYATFVECPATDMPGFISTRETAFEDLVEGVAIEEPAYLMAASAFAPMVPYWHLRLPGDVSLGVNADKAHRAGITGKGVKVAMVDSGQFAHPFFASRGYRVAPTVLGPGASNPTRDEMGHGTGESANIFAAAPDAQLLPVKLATTASGGILNTTGGFNAAVALNPDIITCSWGSHRVSGPLSAADQVAAAAVAAAWASGIVVVFSAGNGNFGFPGQHPNVISAGGVHMKEDGSMEASNYASGFMSNIYSGRRVPDLSGLVGMQPKAIYIMLPLEPGDGIDVGRAGGTFPNGDQTGPRDGWAVFSGTSAAAPQLAGVAALMLQACPSLSPNAVREIMMKTARDVTSGSNSQGNPATTGPDLATGNGLVDAHKAMLLAKIRCSGIGPRRGIEPRRGIEPRRGIEPRRGIEPRRGIEPRRGIEPRRGIEPRRGIEPRRGIDPPGPFRTADADASENGPDFGQVSLEAQLAGGVGITPEERADLEQMVIASQIELEDEL
- a CDS encoding RiPP maturation radical SAM protein 1 encodes the protein MKKVLLVSMPFGAPERQALGLSLFKARFAEDGVPCDVRYLTLTFADLIGMESYLWVVHELPHTAFAGEWLFREALFGDDPRRDEQYIQETLRGTWRLNEDDIARLCEIRALVPHFLDYCLEAIPWDESLIVGFTSTFEQNIPSLALARRIKQAHPSLPIAFGGGNWEDEMGVEQHRQFPWVDFVCPGEADETFPALVRHLASGRGSRTLAAIPGLVYRTRNGTRYTGRARLITEMDRLPIPDYSDYFEQLSGSASGSLVVPTLLFEGSRGCWWGATSHCTFCGLNGSTMKFRGKSPDRVLREVDHLVSTWGIDTIQAVDNIMDMHFFKTVLPALAELESPLSFFYEIKSNLERHHVELLAAAGVRMVQPGIESLSDGVLRLMRKGTTALQNLQLLKWCKEYDIAASWNLLHGFPGETKAHYDEMLAMFPAIAFLGAPTACGPVRLDRFSPYFTRAAEFGLTHVRPMKVYQQLYPLDPESLGRIAYYFDYDYEPEKAPNGCSDEVVKAAGQWSDDPEKGSLVSVQGVGGELKLLDDRRSALRSSYRFAGLDRDVYDYCDRARSRGSVHRFVCESLPESGLSEEQIGGFLDWLVAQRLMVTMGGKYLSLAIGSPPADVSGAS